A window of Fodinibius salicampi contains these coding sequences:
- the ptsP gene encoding phosphoenolpyruvate--protein phosphotransferase, whose translation MKKMSDNLQAEEVLLKGAAAAPGIAVGKASLYRQRRPRIYGQNITDDQVGHQLERFEKALDVAREELDSLRADQDHEDASDLLQTQIQMLGDPDLHSRIENEIKNNNKAADAAIDKVFEDYLNVMKRQEGVLKERSVDISDVRDRLIQIVNNEDGKPRFEPGTILVAHNLSPREVIEFSENNIAGIIMDKGGTTSHAAILARAMQIPAIVGVKDASETIGADELLILDGVEGSIVVNPSTTTRKKYDERISRVAEEHSREQALCEKKSETADGHPFVLRANVEFQEELNFVDIYQAEGIGLLRTESMYLHQSSFRDEEKQCDFYRTVLKATHPHPVTVRLFDAGGDKFFDLGQEEQNPFLGWRGIRMLLDQRPLLEQQLKAILKSAGTYPGRTRILVPMVTTLDEVEIINKTVKKLQNQLKENNCKVDEDIEVGLMVEVPNVAVQAEDFARKTDFLSIGTNDLTQYLLAVDRGNERISNLYDQRHPAVWRLIQMVAEAGKRTGTPVSVCGELSSDPVAACCLLGMGINELSMTPALLPKVKQALCSHTLKEMDQLVSEVLKCTTTAEVDSLFSNF comes from the coding sequence ATGAAGAAGATGAGTGATAATTTACAAGCGGAGGAAGTATTATTGAAGGGAGCTGCCGCTGCCCCCGGGATTGCTGTGGGCAAGGCAAGCTTGTACAGGCAGCGGCGTCCACGTATATATGGTCAGAATATTACGGATGACCAGGTAGGTCACCAGTTGGAACGTTTTGAGAAGGCACTGGATGTAGCCCGGGAAGAACTCGACTCATTGCGCGCAGATCAAGATCATGAAGATGCCTCAGATCTGCTTCAAACACAGATTCAGATGCTTGGCGATCCCGACTTGCACAGTCGGATAGAAAATGAAATAAAAAATAATAACAAGGCTGCGGATGCCGCTATTGATAAGGTATTTGAGGACTATCTGAATGTAATGAAGAGACAAGAGGGGGTGCTGAAAGAGCGCTCTGTGGATATATCGGATGTGCGAGATCGACTGATACAAATTGTTAATAATGAAGACGGGAAACCGAGATTCGAGCCGGGAACAATATTAGTAGCCCATAACTTAAGTCCCCGTGAGGTTATCGAATTCTCCGAAAATAATATTGCGGGTATTATAATGGATAAAGGAGGGACGACCTCACATGCAGCTATATTGGCTCGTGCTATGCAGATTCCTGCTATTGTAGGAGTTAAGGATGCTTCAGAAACCATTGGCGCTGATGAACTTTTGATTTTGGATGGAGTTGAAGGTTCGATCGTAGTTAATCCTTCAACGACAACACGAAAAAAATATGATGAGCGGATTAGCAGGGTGGCCGAGGAACATTCTCGTGAGCAGGCCTTGTGCGAGAAGAAGAGTGAAACTGCGGATGGACATCCTTTTGTTCTTCGGGCAAATGTGGAGTTTCAGGAGGAATTGAATTTTGTAGATATCTACCAGGCAGAAGGTATTGGATTGTTGAGAACGGAGTCGATGTACCTGCATCAGTCTTCTTTTAGAGACGAAGAAAAGCAATGTGATTTTTATCGTACTGTATTGAAGGCAACCCACCCGCATCCTGTTACCGTTCGTCTGTTTGATGCAGGGGGAGATAAGTTTTTTGATTTAGGCCAGGAAGAACAAAATCCTTTTTTGGGATGGAGGGGCATCCGAATGTTGCTGGATCAGCGACCTCTGTTGGAACAACAACTGAAAGCTATATTGAAGTCTGCCGGAACCTATCCGGGCCGTACCCGTATTTTAGTCCCGATGGTTACTACCCTTGATGAAGTCGAGATCATTAATAAGACCGTCAAAAAGCTGCAGAATCAATTGAAAGAGAATAACTGTAAGGTAGACGAAGATATAGAGGTCGGGTTAATGGTAGAAGTGCCGAATGTAGCCGTCCAGGCAGAGGATTTTGCAAGAAAGACCGACTTTTTAAGTATAGGAACGAACGATTTAACCCAATATCTCTTAGCTGTTGACCGGGGTAACGAACGTATTTCCAATTTATATGATCAGCGTCATCCGGCAGTATGGAGATTAATCCAAATGGTGGCAGAAGCGGGGAAGAGAACGGGGACTCCTGTCAGTGTTTGTGGAGAGCTATCCTCCGATCCCGTTGCCGCTTGCTGTCTTTTGGGAATGGGAATTAATGAATTAAGTATGACACCAGCCCTGCTGCCTAAAGTAAAGCAGGCATTATGCAGCCATACTTTGAAGGAAATGGATCAACTGGTCTCTGAGGTATTAAAATGCACTACAACTGCTGAAGTAGATTCACTGTTTTCCAACTTTTAA
- a CDS encoding bifunctional phosphoglucose/phosphomannose isomerase has product MDLSSIQSVDTQNMWDLLKDFPDQWAEAIRLTDDIELTIDKKRIRTICLVGMGGSVTGAKLIQAYSYYSCPYPVTVVQHYEIPKWVNEQTLFIGCSFSGNTEETLSALTQARAKGAQVIGITSGGELMLRAAKEEFDYVKIPGGMPPRAALGYSFVPLFWIFQHLDFLDEGTDALDETHRLLTEQSELYSKSSDNEALSLATDINDTLPIIYSDAITMQPVNLRWRQQFGENAKTLAYGNTLPGMSHNEIVGWERIVHLTGRLSVLMLVDEADNERVKKRMDIVRELIEDQTASMHLLRTRGESRLARMFSLIQLADWTSFYLAMLNNIDPTPVTKIDLLKSKLAEA; this is encoded by the coding sequence ATGGATTTATCTTCTATTCAATCAGTGGATACCCAGAATATGTGGGATCTGTTAAAGGATTTTCCCGATCAGTGGGCTGAGGCAATAAGACTGACTGATGATATTGAACTTACGATTGATAAAAAACGTATTCGTACCATATGTCTGGTAGGGATGGGAGGATCTGTAACGGGCGCAAAGCTGATCCAGGCATATAGTTATTACAGCTGCCCGTATCCGGTTACTGTTGTACAGCACTACGAGATACCCAAATGGGTGAATGAACAAACCTTGTTTATTGGCTGTAGTTTTTCCGGAAATACGGAAGAAACATTGAGTGCTTTGACACAGGCAAGAGCAAAGGGGGCACAAGTCATTGGCATCACTTCCGGTGGTGAGCTTATGTTGAGAGCAGCTAAGGAAGAATTTGACTACGTGAAAATTCCCGGGGGCATGCCGCCCCGTGCTGCATTGGGGTACAGCTTTGTGCCGTTGTTTTGGATTTTTCAGCATTTGGATTTTTTGGATGAGGGAACAGATGCCCTGGATGAAACACACCGCCTGCTAACTGAACAGAGTGAACTTTATTCCAAATCCAGTGATAATGAAGCTCTGAGCTTAGCTACTGATATTAATGATACGCTTCCTATTATTTATTCGGATGCCATAACTATGCAACCGGTAAATTTACGATGGAGACAACAGTTTGGAGAAAATGCTAAAACACTGGCTTACGGCAATACATTACCTGGCATGAGTCACAACGAAATTGTTGGTTGGGAGCGCATCGTGCATTTGACAGGCCGGCTCTCGGTATTGATGCTGGTTGATGAGGCCGATAATGAACGGGTAAAGAAGCGTATGGATATTGTTAGGGAACTGATTGAAGACCAAACAGCTTCTATGCACCTGTTGAGAACCCGGGGAGAAAGCAGGCTTGCACGCATGTTTTCACTTATCCAGCTGGCTGACTGGACCAGCTTTTACCTGGCTATGCTAAATAATATTGACCCGACCCCTGTCACAAAGATTGACCTGTTGAAAAGCAAGCTTGCAGAGGCTTAA
- a CDS encoding biotin--[acetyl-CoA-carboxylase] ligase encodes MSNFFEVSTFRQHLSTQWLGQDIRYFETLPSTNTYSKKVKNNEVNHGTLVITDDQTAGRGQYDRSWQGEKGQNLTFSIILRPQNREGFHALTLSCALVLVELLNSIVNHNCACIKWPNDVLLNEKKVAGLLTETVYLGNSLARLIIGIGFNVNQQNFRKDLVSTATSVRLEKGEPVSREILLADLLSRIEYKYRLWQQKQTKLLRRINRNIQGYGRWVTLQVDGKLLSDHYKLIGINETGRLLVLNKEGGLQSYAYEQIRIITD; translated from the coding sequence TTGAGTAACTTTTTTGAGGTATCAACATTCAGGCAACATTTGTCTACCCAGTGGCTAGGTCAGGATATTAGATATTTTGAAACATTACCTTCTACCAATACTTATAGTAAAAAGGTTAAAAATAATGAAGTGAACCATGGTACGCTTGTTATAACAGATGATCAAACAGCCGGACGTGGCCAGTATGACAGATCCTGGCAGGGGGAGAAGGGGCAAAACTTAACATTTTCAATTATTCTCAGACCTCAAAATCGCGAGGGGTTTCATGCCTTGACACTCTCCTGTGCCTTGGTCTTGGTTGAACTGCTAAATAGTATAGTGAATCATAATTGTGCCTGTATCAAATGGCCGAATGATGTTCTGTTAAATGAAAAGAAAGTCGCCGGACTATTAACGGAAACCGTTTATTTGGGCAATAGCCTTGCCCGACTGATTATTGGAATAGGTTTTAATGTAAACCAACAGAACTTTCGGAAAGATTTAGTATCCACTGCCACTTCAGTCCGTTTGGAAAAGGGGGAGCCCGTATCTCGTGAAATTCTATTAGCTGATTTGTTAAGTCGGATAGAATACAAATATCGGCTGTGGCAACAAAAACAGACAAAACTGTTGAGAAGGATTAATCGGAATATACAAGGATATGGCCGTTGGGTTACTTTGCAAGTGGATGGCAAACTATTATCTGACCATTACAAGCTTATCGGTATTAATGAAACGGGCCGGCTGTTGGTTTTGAATAAGGAAGGCGGACTTCAATCATATGCATATGAGCAAATCCGAATTATCACCGATTGA
- the tilS gene encoding tRNA lysidine(34) synthetase TilS, with protein MSKSELSPIEETVEQNVTTTFGKKKTPSFILGVSGGMDSMCLLYIFKKLGISTFVVHVNYKKRGRASEKDEQLVVDTARKWGIDCTTFEVEPKEGEGYNFQQWARNKRYEHFEEVLERKKADGIAVAHHRDDQIETILQKIFRGGGLASWSGMEVWDGRVFRPLLTVSREEIKTYVEKNAISYRTDESNLTSDFARNLLRNEWLTELSNFFPGWKKNVLRIRKQAGCFEYALQWIADKVTDENGIIRKQFQSLEEDLQKSLLLHLLKKEEEGIEVTNHSLSQIEKLETLQTGKTIQLTADYLLLRDREYYRLISGGPEEKKVIETLSRSRVASNYRYNKLLLTISECTFSEELFNDKTLFMDVDKISWPVTLRHWWHGDQFKPLGMQGHQSVADHLTNRKISAARKRDAFVIESFEETICAVIFPPIKKRIKIGTISEEVKCEVNTGKCLEIKYSQ; from the coding sequence ATGAGCAAATCCGAATTATCACCGATTGAAGAGACGGTGGAACAGAATGTGACCACTACTTTTGGAAAGAAAAAGACTCCAAGCTTTATACTTGGTGTAAGCGGTGGCATGGATTCTATGTGCCTTCTGTATATTTTTAAAAAACTTGGCATTTCTACCTTCGTAGTTCATGTTAACTACAAAAAACGAGGCCGGGCTTCTGAAAAAGATGAACAACTGGTTGTCGATACGGCCCGAAAGTGGGGAATCGATTGTACAACTTTTGAAGTGGAGCCAAAGGAGGGAGAGGGATATAATTTCCAGCAATGGGCGCGAAATAAACGATATGAGCATTTTGAAGAAGTATTAGAGCGTAAAAAGGCAGATGGAATAGCGGTAGCTCATCATCGGGATGATCAGATTGAAACTATTTTGCAAAAAATATTTCGCGGTGGTGGACTGGCAAGTTGGTCGGGAATGGAAGTTTGGGATGGGCGTGTTTTTCGTCCCCTGTTAACGGTCAGTCGCGAAGAAATAAAGACCTATGTTGAGAAAAATGCCATTTCCTATCGAACAGACGAATCAAATCTAACCTCAGATTTTGCCCGTAATTTACTTCGGAATGAATGGCTGACAGAGCTTTCGAACTTCTTTCCAGGCTGGAAAAAAAATGTACTTCGTATTCGTAAACAGGCCGGATGTTTTGAATATGCCTTACAGTGGATTGCAGATAAAGTAACAGACGAAAATGGAATTATTAGAAAACAGTTTCAAAGTCTCGAGGAAGATCTTCAAAAATCCTTACTGCTACACTTGCTCAAAAAAGAAGAGGAGGGAATTGAAGTAACGAACCATAGTTTAAGTCAGATAGAAAAGTTAGAAACGCTTCAAACAGGGAAGACAATTCAGTTAACCGCTGATTATCTGTTGTTGAGAGACCGGGAGTATTATCGCCTTATTAGTGGCGGTCCAGAAGAAAAAAAAGTTATCGAAACATTATCCAGAAGCCGTGTAGCAAGTAATTATAGGTATAATAAGCTTCTCCTGACAATCAGTGAGTGTACCTTTTCTGAAGAGCTATTCAACGATAAAACCCTTTTTATGGATGTTGATAAGATTTCCTGGCCTGTGACCCTTCGCCATTGGTGGCATGGAGATCAGTTTAAACCCCTCGGAATGCAAGGTCACCAATCCGTGGCTGATCACCTGACAAATCGGAAAATAAGTGCAGCTCGTAAACGAGATGCCTTTGTAATAGAATCTTTTGAAGAAACAATCTGTGCTGTTATCTTTCCGCCAATAAAAAAACGCATCAAAATTGGTACTATTTCCGAAGAGGTAAAATGCGAAGTCAATACGGGAAAGTGCCTGGAAATTAAATACAGTCAATAG
- the hpt gene encoding hypoxanthine phosphoribosyltransferase translates to MSQYKPQTIQCNGETFRIYLTDNKIEERVCELGEEIAQEYKDRHPIFIGVLNGAYIFLSDLMRYVEISCEVDFLKLSSYGDEKVSSGQVTDLKDIDANIEGRHVILVEDIVDTGLSMKYLVEKLQKKKPASIATVTLLHKTEATHHDVQLDYVGFEIPTLFVLGYGLDYAQEGRNLAQIYILDED, encoded by the coding sequence ATGTCGCAATACAAGCCTCAAACCATTCAATGTAATGGAGAAACGTTCCGGATATATTTGACCGATAATAAGATTGAAGAGCGTGTCTGTGAATTGGGAGAGGAAATTGCACAGGAATACAAAGATAGACATCCTATTTTTATAGGAGTGCTCAACGGAGCATATATTTTTCTCTCAGATTTGATGCGGTATGTTGAGATTTCCTGTGAGGTGGACTTCCTGAAGCTTAGCAGTTATGGGGATGAAAAAGTGTCATCAGGACAGGTAACTGACCTGAAAGATATTGATGCTAATATTGAAGGACGACATGTAATATTGGTGGAGGATATCGTTGATACCGGCTTATCGATGAAGTACCTGGTTGAAAAGCTGCAGAAGAAAAAGCCGGCTTCCATTGCAACAGTTACGCTTTTACATAAAACTGAGGCTACACATCACGATGTGCAGCTGGATTATGTAGGTTTCGAAATTCCCACACTCTTTGTATTAGGCTACGGTTTAGATTACGCCCAGGAGGGACGGAATCTGGCTCAAATTTATATCCTGGATGAAGATTAA
- a CDS encoding GIY-YIG nuclease family protein: protein MWYVYVLRSKHKDWQYIGYSGNLKRRLKNHNEGNVQSTKHYAPFTLEAFVAVKTEKKAEELEKYFKTGSGRAVLNKRIL from the coding sequence ATGTGGTATGTATATGTTTTGAGAAGTAAACATAAAGATTGGCAATACATTGGGTATTCCGGGAATCTAAAAAGACGTTTAAAAAATCATAATGAAGGGAACGTACAGTCGACTAAACATTATGCCCCTTTCACCCTTGAAGCTTTTGTTGCAGTGAAAACGGAGAAAAAAGCAGAAGAGTTAGAGAAATATTTTAAAACTGGGTCTGGACGTGCAGTATTAAATAAGCGAATTTTGTAG
- a CDS encoding secondary thiamine-phosphate synthase enzyme YjbQ, translating to MWNQTKITLSKKARGYHIITDEILHQIPEIKKIKTGIAHIFIQHTSASLTINENADPSVRRDFATHFKRMVPEDTSMYEHTLEGPDDMTSHIKSSMLGSSVSIPITDGSLNLGTWQGIYLCEHRNNGGRRKLVITLHGEKDIA from the coding sequence ATGTGGAATCAAACAAAAATAACGCTTTCTAAAAAGGCACGGGGCTACCACATCATTACGGATGAAATTCTTCACCAAATTCCCGAGATCAAAAAGATTAAAACCGGCATTGCTCATATCTTTATTCAACATACCAGTGCCAGCTTAACCATTAATGAAAATGCTGATCCCTCGGTTCGGAGAGATTTTGCGACTCATTTTAAACGGATGGTTCCAGAGGATACCTCTATGTACGAGCATACACTCGAAGGGCCGGATGATATGACTTCGCACATCAAAAGCTCGATGCTGGGTTCATCGGTCAGTATTCCTATTACAGATGGAAGCCTAAACCTTGGGACATGGCAGGGTATTTATCTTTGTGAGCATAGAAATAATGGAGGGCGAAGAAAATTAGTAATAACACTCCATGGTGAAAAAGATATAGCCTGA
- a CDS encoding SDR family oxidoreductase, producing MDLKISDQRFIVCGASSGFGRSIAEQLLDEGGGVIAVARREQRLNELQEAYPDQVSIVAGDLTEDDTHNQIEAAIGNSQLHGVVVNAGGPPALTPLETALYDWDQAYESTMRWKIELILRLVSYFTSKKYGRILFVESKSVKQPIPSLVLSNSFRAGIVGFAKSLSQEIADKGVTVNVLAPGAHDTPAIERVIKKKVQDSDKSKEKVREEMEAAIPVGRFGKAEEIASLAGWLLSPHSSYVTGQTISHDGGAIQGIFG from the coding sequence ATGGATTTAAAAATTAGCGATCAACGCTTTATTGTGTGCGGTGCCAGCAGCGGTTTCGGCCGATCAATAGCTGAACAACTATTGGACGAAGGGGGGGGAGTTATTGCAGTAGCCCGCCGGGAGCAGAGACTCAATGAACTGCAAGAAGCGTATCCGGACCAGGTATCAATAGTTGCTGGTGATTTAACTGAAGATGATACCCACAATCAAATTGAGGCGGCCATTGGAAATAGCCAACTTCATGGCGTTGTAGTTAATGCCGGCGGACCTCCGGCCCTTACCCCTCTCGAAACGGCACTTTATGACTGGGACCAAGCCTATGAAAGTACTATGCGGTGGAAAATCGAACTAATACTACGTCTCGTTTCTTATTTTACATCCAAAAAGTACGGCCGAATACTCTTTGTGGAAAGCAAATCTGTTAAACAGCCTATTCCATCCCTTGTACTTAGCAACTCATTCCGTGCCGGAATTGTGGGCTTTGCAAAATCACTTTCCCAGGAAATTGCAGATAAGGGAGTTACGGTGAATGTTCTGGCCCCGGGAGCGCATGATACACCAGCCATTGAGCGGGTTATAAAGAAAAAAGTTCAGGATTCCGATAAATCCAAGGAGAAAGTTCGGGAGGAAATGGAGGCGGCTATACCAGTGGGACGCTTTGGTAAAGCTGAAGAAATTGCATCACTTGCCGGCTGGCTGCTCTCCCCACATTCGTCCTATGTAACCGGACAGACCATTAGTCATGATGGTGGGGCAATTCAAGGAATTTTCGGATGA
- the typA gene encoding translational GTPase TypA, producing the protein MYKDIRNIAIIAHVDHGKTTLVDEMLKQSGTFRENEEVAERVMDSGDLEKEKGITISSKNTAVKWGETKINIIDTPGHADFGGEVERILKMVNGVIILVDAAEGPLPQTKFVLRKSLDLGYEPIVVINKIDRKDARPDEVLNEIFDLFVMLDATNEQLDFPIIYAEGINGIAKYELEDDNEDLEPLFETIVEKIPPPEQNTDTHFKMLVSSIDWNDYVGRIAIGRVEQGTIEQNQQIALLDRKGNLKEKGKATKLFTFNGLKREPIDKAEAGDIFALAGYEQVDIGDTLTDASDMTAIDYYDIDQPTMAMFFRVNNSPFAGREGEYVTSNMLKDRLMRETRTNVSIEVKQTENPDIYKVSGRGELQLAILTETMRREGYEFAVSRPEVLFKEIDGQRHEPFEEVVVDVHQDYSNRVIDNLQQRKGIMTSMTQEGENNRLTFKVPSRGLIGFRSEMLTETRGTGIMHQQFDSYEPFAGEIPGRTSGTLIALERGEVTSYALEGLQDRGTFLVEPGDSVYQGQIVGINNRSDDLVVNVVKKKNLTNHRATQSADAVKIDPAKKMSLEQYIEFIDNDELLEVTPKSLRIRKLYLDPNERKRAEKRKEFV; encoded by the coding sequence ATGTACAAAGATATCAGAAATATTGCCATCATTGCCCACGTCGATCACGGTAAAACTACCTTGGTTGATGAAATGCTCAAACAAAGCGGTACTTTTCGTGAAAATGAAGAGGTTGCCGAGAGAGTAATGGATTCCGGTGATCTTGAGAAAGAAAAAGGCATTACCATCAGCTCAAAAAATACGGCTGTAAAATGGGGAGAAACCAAAATAAATATTATTGACACCCCTGGACACGCTGATTTCGGCGGCGAAGTAGAACGTATCCTGAAAATGGTTAACGGGGTTATCATATTAGTGGATGCCGCAGAAGGACCACTTCCGCAGACTAAATTTGTATTGCGCAAATCACTTGATCTTGGTTATGAACCCATTGTAGTGATCAATAAAATTGACCGTAAAGACGCCCGTCCCGATGAGGTGCTCAATGAGATTTTTGATCTCTTTGTAATGCTTGATGCCACGAATGAACAGCTTGATTTCCCTATCATTTATGCCGAAGGCATCAACGGTATTGCAAAATATGAGCTTGAGGATGATAATGAAGATTTAGAGCCTCTATTTGAAACTATTGTAGAAAAGATACCACCTCCCGAACAAAATACGGATACTCATTTCAAGATGTTGGTCAGTAGTATTGACTGGAATGATTATGTGGGACGTATAGCTATTGGCCGGGTAGAACAGGGGACCATTGAGCAAAATCAGCAGATTGCACTCTTGGACCGGAAAGGCAATCTGAAGGAAAAGGGAAAGGCAACGAAGCTGTTTACATTTAACGGCTTGAAACGGGAACCAATCGATAAGGCGGAAGCAGGCGATATTTTTGCACTGGCCGGTTATGAGCAGGTTGATATCGGGGATACACTTACCGATGCCTCTGATATGACGGCTATCGACTACTATGACATTGATCAGCCTACCATGGCTATGTTTTTCAGGGTCAATAATTCTCCATTTGCCGGACGTGAGGGAGAGTATGTGACCTCAAATATGCTTAAAGATCGTCTGATGCGCGAGACGCGTACGAATGTTTCTATTGAGGTAAAGCAAACGGAAAATCCCGATATTTATAAAGTCTCCGGAAGAGGCGAGCTGCAGCTGGCTATTCTTACTGAAACTATGCGACGCGAAGGCTATGAATTTGCCGTATCACGCCCGGAGGTACTTTTCAAGGAGATTGATGGACAGCGCCATGAACCTTTTGAAGAAGTAGTGGTGGATGTGCATCAGGACTATAGCAACCGCGTGATCGATAACCTGCAGCAGAGGAAAGGTATAATGACTTCCATGACGCAGGAAGGCGAGAATAACCGGCTTACCTTTAAAGTACCTTCCAGAGGGCTTATCGGTTTCCGGAGTGAAATGCTAACGGAAACGCGCGGTACCGGAATTATGCATCAGCAGTTTGATAGCTATGAACCTTTTGCCGGAGAAATACCGGGACGAACGAGTGGAACGCTTATTGCCCTTGAAAGAGGAGAGGTTACCAGCTATGCGCTTGAAGGTCTGCAGGATCGGGGAACCTTTCTGGTAGAACCGGGCGATTCTGTCTATCAGGGACAAATTGTAGGGATTAATAACCGGTCGGATGATTTGGTTGTTAATGTGGTCAAGAAAAAGAATCTCACGAACCACCGGGCTACTCAAAGCGCAGATGCCGTTAAAATTGATCCCGCCAAGAAGATGAGCCTGGAACAGTATATCGAATTTATCGACAATGATGAGCTGCTGGAAGTCACGCCAAAGAGCCTGCGCATCCGTAAGCTCTATCTTGACCCGAACGAGCGTAAGCGTGCCGAGAAACGCAAAGAGTTCGTTTAA
- a CDS encoding peptidase M61 has protein sequence MRRLLYLFVVLVTFASCSPKMGEMVENKNQEPPADQKPIASSIDLTEVNNDRVWVQINPGKFNTDSVIFRLPRVVQGTYSVSNFGNFTDSLVAYNYDGQPITATKEGKNTWIIPNASELDKLGYYVNDTFDIENSDKATPFSPSGTNIKEDNFVLNLHGFVGYFENLQDQEYRLDITAPTEFNRTAALPVINTTYSRDSTEVTNTYAADRYFQVTDNPMMYGNLDVAKFMVDDMQIVLSVYSPNGNHSASSIQKTIKSMMDAQKDYLGTLKTTDRYDIYLYLAPRSETAPTGFGALEHHTSTVVVLPEAMPASRLNQTMTDVVSHEFFHIVTPLNVHSEDVHYFDYNAPTFSKHLWMYEGVTEYFASHFQVYEGLQSKQEFYDKMNGKIASSLGMNDSMSFTKMSENILEEPYASNYYNVYQKGALIGMCIDILMREESNGKRSMMSLMTELSQKYGTEKPFTDDKLISEITTMTYPSVGDFLQTHVVGNTPIDYNVFFDKVGLERVKDSTQTSLFLKGQTPFIKANQEEGKVEFRDIELNSSLKRLGVQSGDIIKSVNGTEYSLQNIRQLIPESMGWSPDTDIKMVVIRGDQEITLSGKVGTPMVEAFNLKEVEEANEDQLKLRKQWLGQ, from the coding sequence ATGCGAAGACTTCTTTATCTTTTTGTAGTATTAGTAACTTTTGCCAGTTGCTCTCCCAAAATGGGCGAGATGGTTGAAAATAAAAATCAAGAACCCCCTGCTGACCAAAAGCCTATAGCCTCATCCATCGATCTAACCGAGGTCAATAATGATCGGGTTTGGGTACAAATAAATCCCGGAAAATTTAATACGGACAGCGTCATCTTTCGCCTGCCCCGGGTTGTTCAGGGCACCTACTCTGTCAGTAATTTCGGAAATTTTACCGACAGTCTTGTGGCTTATAATTATGATGGCCAGCCCATAACTGCAACGAAGGAAGGCAAAAATACATGGATCATCCCAAATGCCAGCGAGCTTGACAAACTGGGGTACTATGTAAACGATACTTTCGATATTGAAAACAGTGATAAAGCAACTCCCTTTTCTCCATCGGGTACCAATATCAAGGAAGATAACTTTGTGCTAAACCTACATGGCTTCGTTGGGTATTTTGAGAATCTGCAAGACCAGGAGTATCGATTGGATATTACTGCACCCACAGAATTTAACCGCACAGCAGCACTACCTGTAATTAATACTACTTATAGCCGTGACAGTACTGAAGTGACCAACACCTATGCGGCGGATCGCTATTTCCAAGTTACTGACAATCCCATGATGTATGGCAACCTTGATGTTGCTAAATTCATGGTTGATGATATGCAGATTGTACTCAGTGTCTATTCGCCCAATGGAAATCATTCGGCATCGTCTATCCAAAAAACCATCAAAAGCATGATGGATGCCCAAAAAGATTACCTGGGTACCCTTAAGACGACCGACCGTTACGATATCTACTTGTACCTGGCTCCTCGAAGTGAAACGGCCCCCACGGGCTTTGGCGCGCTCGAGCATCACACCTCAACTGTGGTTGTGCTGCCGGAAGCCATGCCAGCTTCAAGGCTTAACCAAACTATGACGGATGTCGTCTCCCATGAATTTTTCCACATAGTAACACCACTGAACGTACACTCAGAGGATGTTCATTATTTTGATTACAATGCCCCGACATTCTCAAAACACTTGTGGATGTATGAAGGAGTTACGGAATATTTTGCCAGTCACTTCCAGGTTTATGAGGGGCTGCAGTCTAAGCAGGAGTTCTATGACAAAATGAATGGTAAAATTGCGTCTTCACTGGGGATGAACGACTCTATGAGCTTTACCAAGATGAGCGAAAACATCCTAGAAGAGCCGTACGCATCCAACTACTACAATGTATACCAGAAAGGGGCACTTATCGGCATGTGCATTGATATCTTGATGAGGGAAGAAAGCAACGGCAAGCGCAGCATGATGTCGCTTATGACCGAACTTTCTCAAAAATATGGTACGGAAAAACCCTTTACGGATGATAAGCTAATCAGCGAAATCACAACGATGACCTATCCATCAGTTGGTGATTTTTTGCAAACGCATGTAGTTGGAAACACGCCTATTGATTATAACGTTTTCTTCGACAAGGTTGGACTTGAGCGGGTAAAAGACTCGACGCAGACGTCCCTTTTCTTAAAGGGGCAAACACCGTTTATCAAAGCAAATCAGGAAGAAGGGAAAGTAGAATTCCGTGATATAGAGCTCAATAGTTCGCTTAAAAGACTTGGCGTACAGAGCGGAGATATTATCAAGTCAGTGAATGGAACGGAATACAGCCTTCAAAACATCCGTCAGCTCATCCCAGAATCTATGGGCTGGTCACCTGATACAGATATTAAAATGGTTGTTATCAGGGGAGATCAGGAAATTACCTTGTCCGGAAAGGTCGGAACCCCTATGGTTGAAGCGTTTAACCTTAAAGAAGTCGAAGAAGCAAATGAAGATCAGCTAAAACTCCGTAAACAATGGCTCGGCCAATAA